One stretch of Maylandia zebra isolate NMK-2024a linkage group LG13, Mzebra_GT3a, whole genome shotgun sequence DNA includes these proteins:
- the LOC101478489 gene encoding uncharacterized protein LOC101478489 gives MSSPLLLRAFVTERLTAAAEEIFQVFERTIEKYEEEASSSQQEIERLRGLLLEFMTNQKRDVLQLSVCKEESPPEQEPCERTPSISVHKGNAEPQHIKEEDSELWAGQEQDEKQAEEFHDADASYPPHSSVWEENELEDTKPSLQPEVQNCERDEEFLEEQETRTVQFILPLTLTSSSQTLAQSESVQDGRESERPAASFSSEQTQAPFSTFRESTELPHFNSAAPDYHCHLCNKSFSSSHHLINHAFHVHSADAGAICAVCGKMFESTESLNMHLKSHKGSKCCHMCGKQCNSTTALTEHMASHAGVKLHRCHVCGKECSRKGDLKIHMRIHTGEKPFCCSFCCKSFTHSGHLRKHMRSHTGERPHRCGICGRGFLQSAHLKYHLGTHTQKY, from the exons ATGTCTTCACCGCTTCTTCTCAGGGCCTTCGTGACCGAGCGCCTGACAGCCGCCGCGGAGGAAATATTTCAGGTGTTTGAGAGGACGATAGAAAAATATGAGGAAGAAGCGAGCAGCTCCCAGCAGGAGATCGAGCGACTCAGAGGTCTGCTGCTGGAGTTCATGACAAACCAGAAAAGAG atgttCTTCAGTTGTCTGTTTGTAAAGAGGAGTCACCGCCTGAGCAGGAGCCATGTGAGCGCACACCGAGCATCAGCGTCCATAAGGGCAATGCAGAGCCTCAACATATTAAAGAGGAAGACAGCGAACTCTGGGCTGGTCAGGAGCAAGATGAAAAACAGGCCGAAGAGTTTCATGATGCTGATGCCTCATATCCACCTCACTCTTCTGTTTGGGAGGAAAATGAGCTAGAGGACACGAAACCGTCTCTGCAGCCTGAAGTGCAAAACTGTGAACGTGATGAGGAGTTTCTGGAGGAGCAGGAAACCAGAACTGTGCAGTTCATTTTGCCTCTCACATTGACATCTTCTTCACAAACTCTAGCCCAAAGTGAAAGCGTCCAGGACGGAAGGGAAAGCGAAAGACCTGCTGCTAGTTTTTCATCAGAACAAACCCAGGCGCCCTTTAGCACTTTCAGAGAATCCACTGAGTTACCTCATTTTAACTCTGCTGCACCTGACTATCATTGCCATTTGTGCAATAAATCATTTTCCTCCAGCCATCACCTGATAAATCATGCTTTCCACGTGCATTCAGCAGACGCAGGTGCCATCTGTGCCGTGTGTGGAAAGATGTTTGAATCCACCGAAAGCCTTAACATGCACCTCAAATCGCACAAGGGCTCAAAATGTTGCCACATGTGCGGTAAGCAGTGCAACAGCACGACCGCACTGACCGAGCACATGGCGAGCCACGCCGGGGTGAAACTGCATCGTTGCCACGTGTGTGGGAAAGAGTGCAGCCGCAAAGGGGATTTAAAGATACATATGAGGATTCACACAGGCGAGAAGCCTTTCTGCTGCTCCTTTTGTTGCAAAAGTTTCACCCACAGCGGACACCTGAGGAAGCACATGAGAAGCCACACAGGCGAGAGGCCTCACCGCTGTGGTATCTGTGGCAGAGGGTTTCTACAGAGTGCACACTTGAAATATCACCTGGGGACTCACACTCAGAAATATTGA